The Dehalococcoidia bacterium genome has a window encoding:
- a CDS encoding 50S ribosomal protein L4: protein MNIPVYNMAGEVVRHIDISDVVFAQSANDAVVHQALVAQRGNARQGTSDTKTRSEVAGSTKKLYRQKHTGRARAGSIKSGVRRGGGIIFGPHPRDLSVALPKKMRRLAIKCVLSSKASEQGLVVLDSLKLDEPKTRDIVKVMKALGVESAILALPEVDEVVVKSARNLPRVKTMPARLLNVADMLAYEKLLMTEAALRQIEELWGGSV from the coding sequence GTGAACATTCCGGTTTATAACATGGCCGGCGAGGTAGTGCGCCACATCGACATCAGCGACGTGGTCTTCGCCCAATCAGCCAACGACGCAGTGGTTCACCAGGCGCTGGTGGCCCAGCGTGGCAACGCACGCCAGGGCACATCCGACACCAAGACGCGCTCGGAGGTCGCCGGCAGCACCAAGAAGCTGTACCGCCAGAAGCATACCGGGCGGGCGCGCGCCGGCTCCATCAAGAGCGGCGTCAGGCGCGGCGGCGGCATCATCTTTGGCCCTCATCCGCGCGACCTGTCGGTGGCGCTGCCCAAGAAGATGCGCCGACTGGCCATCAAGTGCGTGCTCTCGTCCAAAGCTTCAGAGCAGGGTTTGGTGGTGCTGGACTCACTCAAGCTCGACGAGCCCAAGACCAGGGATATAGTCAAGGTGATGAAAGCGCTGGGCGTAGAGAGCGCCATCCTGGCTCTTCCCGAAGTGGACGAGGTTGTCGTAAAGAGCGCGCGCAATCTGCCCCGGGTAAAGACCATGCCAGCGAGGTTGCTTAACGTGGCCGATATGCTGGCCTACGAGAAATTGCTTATGACCGAAGCTGCCCTGCGGCAGATCGAAGAGCTGTGGGGAGGGTCCGTTTAA